The genomic DNA CCACTCCCGCCCCTCCGTCAGCAGCTCCACCGCGCCCGCGGACCAGTCCACCTCGGGGGTCGGCTCGTCCACGTGCAGGGTCTTGGGCAGCAGTCCGTTCCGCAGGGCCAGTACGGACTTGATCACACCCGCCACACCCGCGGCCGCCTGCGTATGACCGATGTTCGACTTCACCGAACCCAGCCACAGCGGACGGTCGTCCGGACGGTCCTGGCCGTACGTAGCAAGCAGGGCCTGCGCTTCGATCGGGTCGCCGAGCGACGTCCCCGTGCCGTGCGCCTCCACCATGTCCACGTCCGCCGCCGACAACCCGGCCGAAGCGAGCGCCTGCCGGATCACCCGCTGCTGCGACGGACCGTTCGGCGCCGTCAGACCGTTCGACGCACCGTCCGAGTTCACCGCCGAACCCCGCACCACCGCCAGCACCGGACGCCCGTCCCGCACCGCGTCCGACAGCCGCTGCACGGCCAGCATCCCGACACCCTCGCCCCAGCCCGTGCCGTCCGCTCCGTCGGCGAACGCCTTGCACCGGCCGTCCGGGGCCAGGCCCCCCTGCCGCGCGAACTCGGCGAACATGCCCGAGGTCGCCATCACCGTGACACCGCCGGCCAGGGCGAGATCGCACTCGCCGCCCCGCAGTGCCTGGGCCGCCAGATGGAGCGCCACCAGGGACGACGAGCACGCCGTGTCCACCGTCAGCGCCGGGCCCTCCAGCCCCAGCACGTAGGCGATCCGCCCGGACAGCACGCTGGGCGCCGTACCGGTCAGCACATGCCCGTCGGCGTCGGAGGTCTCGTGCAGCCGGGGCCCGTACTCCGAGGGGCTGGCGCCGACGAAGACGCCGGTGCGGCTGCCGCGCAGCTTCAGCGCGTCCACGCCCGCCCGCTCCAGCGCCTCCCACGACGTCTCCAGCAACAACCGCTGCTGCGGATCCATCGCCAGCGCCTCACGCGGAGAGATCCCGAAGAATCCGGCGTCGAACTCGGCCACGTCCGCGAGGAACCCGCCCTCGCCGGGGAAGTCCGCGGCGAACTCCCAGCCGCGGTCGACGGGCAGCGCGGAGATCGCGTCGCCCCCGGCGGCCACGAACCGCCAGAGGTCCTCGGGCGACCGGACGCCGCCGGGCAGCCGGCAGCCCATACCGACGATCACGATGGGGTCGTCGTCGTGCGCGGCGGCGGCCGGCGGGCTCACCGGGCCTGCGTCCGTGCGCTCCGCCCCGTCGGCCTCGAGCCGGCGCGCGAGGGCGTCCGGCGTCGGGTGGTCGAACAGCAGCGTGGTGGGCACCCTGCGGCCGGTCGCCTCGGTGAGGCGTTCACCGAGTTCGGCCAGCATCAGGGAGCTGAAGCCCAGTTCCCTGAACGCCTCGTGCGTCGCGACGTCGTCCGGGGACGCGTGGCCGAGCACCTGGGCCGTGGCGTCACGGACGAGTTCCAGCGTCGTACGGTCGCGGACGAGTTCCGGTGTCGTACGGTCGCGGACCGCGGGGGCGGGCTCGCCATCGTGCCCGGCGTGCCCCGCCTGCCCCGCGCGCCCCGCCTGCCCCGCGTGCCCCGCCTGCCCCGCGTGCCCACCACCGTTCACCACGGGCCGGGACGCGCTCGCCGAGGGCTCCGGCAGCCAGTGCCGCCTCCGCTGGAACGCGTACGTGGGCAGCGGTACCCGCCGTGCGCCCGCCTCGGTGGCCGTCCGCTCCCAGTCCATCGGTACGCCGCGGACGTACAGTCCGGCGAGCGCGGCGAGCAGCGCCTCCGGTTCGGTCCGGTCGCGGCCGCGCAGCAGGGGCACGCACACGGTCCCGGCATCGCGCAGGCAGTCCCGTGCCATGGCCGACAGCACCCCGTCGGGGCCCAGTTCGAGCAGCGTGGTCACGCCCTGGTCCTCGAGGAGGCGCACCCCGTCCAGGAAGCGCACGGCGGCACGGGCGTGCCGTACCCAGTACTCCGGTGAGCGGGCGTCGGCCTCGGTGAGCAGGGTGCCCGTCTCGTTGGAGACGATCGGGATCCGGGGCGCGCCGAAGGTCAGTCCGGCGGCGATCCGGCGGAACTCCGTGAGCATCCCGTCCATGTGCGGGGAGTGGAACGCGTGGCTGACCCGCAGTCGTTTCGTCTTGCGTCCCCGGGCCGCCCAGTGCGCGGCGACGGCCAGTACGGCGTCCTCGTCACCCGCGATCACCGTGGAGGCGGGGCCGTTCAGCGCCGCCAGGGTCACCGACTCGGAGACGAACGGTGCCAGCTCGTCCTCGGTGGCCTGGACCGACACCATCGCGCCGGTCGCCGGCCGGTCCTGCATCAGCCGGCCGCGGGCGGCGACGAGCGTGCAGGCGTCCGCCAGGGAGAGGACTCCGGCGACGTGCGCGGCCGCCAGTTCACCGACCGAGTGACCGAGCAGGAACCGCGGTGTCAGGCCGCAGTGCTCGGCGTACCGGAAGAGGGCGACCTCGACGGCGAACAGGGCGGGCTGGGTGAACTCGGTACGGTCCAGGAGCGCCGCCTCGTCGGAACCTTCCGCCGCGAACAGCACGTCCCGCAGCGGCCGTCGCAGCCACGGGTCCAGGCTCGCGCACACCTCGTCCAGGGCGGCGGCGTACTCCGCGGACGTCCGGTACAGCTCGGCGGTCATGCCGGGGCGCTGGCTGCCCTGCCCGGTGAAGACGAACGCGAGCGCGCCCGGGGAGACCGTGCCGCGCACGAGGTCCGCGCCGGGTGTGCCGTCGGCGAGCCGGGCGAGACCGGCGGACACGTCCTCCCGGTCCGCGGCGAGCAGTACCGCGCGCCGGGCGAGCGGGGCACGGGCGGCGGCCAGCGTGTGGGCGACGTCGCGCAGGGGGAGGCCGGGGTGCGTGTCGAGGTGGTCCCGCAGCTTGCGTGCCTGGGCGCGCAGCGCCTGTTCGTCGCGGCCCGAGACGAGCAGCGGGGCCGGTGTCCCGGCGGGCCTGATCCCGGCCGTGGCCGGCCGAGCGGCGGCGTCGTACCCCGCGGGTTCGGTGAGCACCACGTGGCAGTTGGTGCCGCCCATGCCGAAGGAGCTCACGCCCACGACCAGCGGCCCTGCCTGCTCCGGCCAGGGTGTGAGTGCCGTGTTGACGCCGATGCCGAGCTCCGCCATGGGGATGGCCGGGTTCGGGGACGCGTGGTGCAGGGTCGCCGGGATCTCCCGGTGGCGCACGGCCAGTACGGCCTTGAGGAGGCCGGCGATACCGGCGGCGCCTTCGAGGTGGCCGATGTTCGTCTTGACGGAGCCGACCAGCAGCGGCTGCCCGGCCGGACGCCCGGCGCCGAGAACGGCCCCGACGGCGGCGGCCTCGACGGGATCGCCGGTGGGGGTTCCGGTGCCGTGCAGCTCCACATAGCCGACGGCGGCCGGGGAGATTCCGGCCTGTTCGTACGCGGCGGTCAGCACCGCTTCCTGGCCGGCGCGGTCCGGGACGGTCAGCCCCTCGCCGCCGCCGTCGTTGTTCACCGCGCTGCCCGCGAGGATGCAGTGGATGTCGTCGCCGTCGGCGATCGCGTCGGCGAGCGGCTTGAGTACGACGACGCCACCGCCCTCGCCGCGCACATAGCCGTTGGCCCGCGCGTCGAAGGTGTAGCAGTACCCGTCCGGGGAGAGCGCCCCGAACCGTTCCACGGCGACGGTGGAGTCCTCGGCAAGGATCAGGTTCACCCCGCCCGCCAGGGCCACGGAGCACTCGCCCCGGCGCAGGCTCTCGGCCGCCAGATGCACCGCGACCAGCGACGACGACTGTCCCGAGTCCACGGTGAAGCTCGGTCCGCGCAGGCCCAGCGTGTAGGAGACGCGGTTGGCGATGATGCCCCGGTTCAGACCGGTCGTCGTCTGCGGGGTGGCGGCGTCGGCGCCGGCGGCGCGGGACAGCGTGGCGTAGTCGTCGGCGATGGCGCCCACGAAGACCCCGGCGCCGCTGCCGCCGAGGCGGGCGGGCGGGATCCCGGCGTCCTCGAGCGCCTCCCAGCTCAGCTCAAGGACCAGCCGCTGCTGCGGGTCCATCGCCGCGGCCTCGCGCGGGGAGATCCCGAAGAAGCCGGCGTCGAACTCGTCGACGGAGTCGAGGAATCCGCCCCGCCGTGGCGCGTACCGCCGGTCCCCGGGAGCGGCACCGACGGCGTCCTCGCCATTTCGGAGGAGAGCCAGGAACTCGGCCGGTCCCGCCGCACCCGGCAGCCGGCACGCCATTCCCACCACCGCTATCGGCTGAATGGATCGCGCCCGGAATTCAGCGGCCTCTGCCTCGGACCCACCCGCCATGTGTTTCCCTTACCTCACTAGGAAAATGCGAAGCGCGCTCAAGCGGCGCGATGGCCGCAGTTCATTTCGAATATCCGAGTCCACCGCCCCTAGCCTCAACCACTACCCGACCCCTTAGGGCCGGTCCGGCGGCAGTGCGGGACAGGGGTCCGGCAGCTCCTTGACCCCGTAGAACCCGACCCCGTCCCGGAACCGCAACTCCTCGAAGGAGGCCGCCAGTCGCAGCCCCGGGAGCCTGCGCAGCAGTGTCTCCAGGGCGATCTGCGGTTCGGCGCGGGCCAGCGACTGGCCGATGCACTGATGGATCCCGAACCCGAAGCTCAGGTGGCTGCGGGCGTCGCGCCGCAGGTCCAGCTCATCGGGGTCGGTGAACGCCCCCTCGTCGCGGTTGGCGGTGGACAGCGTGCACAGCACGCCCTCCCCCGCCCTGATCGTCTGCCCGCCGACCTCCACGTCCTCCAGGGCGACCCGCCCCCGCCGTTCCGCACGATGGTGAGCTCGTGCCCGGCGAGCAGCAACAGCAGGCCGGCGCCCGCGACTTCGTCGGCGGGCAGTTCACGCTGGTCAACAGGTGGCTGATGAGCCCCTCGTCCGGTTCCCGCTGCTTCTCGGCCGTGAGCCGGTTCATGTACACCGGGGACACCGGCGAACACCGGCGAAACACCGGTGAACACCGGGGAGGTCGGCGCCGATTCGGCCGACGGAATTCAGGAATGCACGACGCGAAATGCACGACGCGCATTCGGTGCTACGGAAGGGCCGCAGTTCCCACCGAATATCCGAGCGCGCCGCCCCTAGCCTCAACCACTAAACAACCCCTCACAGCCGCCACACGGGTCACCACCGCCCCACAGGGCGACCGCCGCCACACAGGGCGTCCTCAGCCCGCGACAGCGTCCTCAGCCCGCGACGGCCGAGGACGCCATGGCCATGGCCGGTGTCCCGGCGCCGAGGTTCGTCCCGGCGAGCAGATCGCCCAGGTCGGCCCGGTTGCGCACCCCGAGCTTCCGGTAGACGCGGGTGAGGTGCTGCTCGACGGTGCTCTTGGTGATGAACAGCTTGCGCCCGATCTCGCGGTTGGAGTGGCCGAGCGCGGCCAGGGCGGTGACCCGCCGCTCCGCCGCCGTCAGGCTCGCGGAGCCCTGCTCCTCGCCCGTCAGCCCGTCGGGGTCGCCCTCGCGGTCGGGCACCTCGTCCCGGAAGAGCTTGCGGAACAGCGCATCCCCGCCGCAGGCGTCGGCGACGTTCCTGGCGTGCCGGGCCGTCATCCGTGCCTTCGCGGGCGCACCGACGTGGTCCAACGCCTGGCAGCGATCGGCCAGGGCACGGAGGAGTTCCACCTGGTCGCCGCAGCTCTCCAGCAGGTTGACCGACTCGCGCAGCAACGCGGGACGCCGGCCGGGTTCGCCCGTGGCGGCGAGCAGGCGCAGGGCCACTCCGCGGGCCCTCGCCGTACTGCCGCCCGGCCGCCCGAGCTGCTCCCGCACCAGCGCCCGCGCCTGACCGGGGTTGCCGAGGGCGAGCTGCGCCTGCGCCGCGGAGGTCCGCCACGGAAGGAACGTGGGCACGTCCATGCCCCACTCCTTCGCGAGCCCGCCACAGGTCAGGAAGTCGTCGAGGGCGGCGGCCGGGCGGTCGACGGCGAGGTGGTAGTGGCCCCGGGCGTGGGTGTAGAGGAGTCCGTGGCGGGTGCGGAACATACCGTCGGGGACGGCCTGGTTGAGCCAGGCCCCGGCCACCCCGCTCATCCCCGACGCCGTGGTGGAGTGCACCAGTGCGGCCAGCGGGGAGCCGACGGCCACCCCCCAGCCGGGCAGCGAGATGGCCGAGAGGGCGCTGCGCGCGTACTGTTCCACGGCGGGCAGCGCGCCCTGCCTGAGCGCGATCTCCGCCCGGATGCCGGAGAGGATCGCCACCGACGTGCCCGTCGAGCGGGTTCCGGCCTGCTGGAGCAGCCCGTCGCACCAGAACGCCGCGCGGTCCGGACGCCCCGCGTAGACCAGGGCCAGGAGCGCCGCCTCCAGGGCCTCGACGACCGTCTCGCTGTACCGGCAGCCCCGCAGGATCTCCTCCGCCATGGCGACGGTGTGGTCGTCGGGGCCCTCGGTGAGGACCTTGCCGAGCACCTCGCCGGCGTAGGAGGCCGGGCTCACCCGGCGCAGGCGGGGCGTGCGCGGCCTCGTGGGGTTCGAGGGGCCCGGGACGCTCGCCTCCAACGGCGGACAGGAGTGGCGCAACCAGTGCCGTACGAAGTGGAGTTCGGCCTCCACGCCGGGTTCGCCGGCATCGCCGGCCGCGGCCAGCGTCGAGAGGCTCTCCACGGCCTCAGGGAAACGGTCCTGCCAGGCGAGGTGCTTGACGATCCAGGCGGCGTCCCCGCTCCTGAGGTCGCCCCGCCTGAGCGCGGCGACGAGTTCGTCGAGCCACGGGCTCACCAGCCGGGGGTCGATCTCCCAGCCGATCTTCACCCGGGCCATGACGACGGCGGCGCGTTCCTGTTCGGTCGTCGCGCTCTGTCCGGCCAGTCGCAGGCAGTCGAGGCTGAGTTCCTCCCGCCCTTCCTGCATGGCCTTCTCCGCGGCGGCGAGCAGGGTGCGGCCCGCCCAGGGCTCGGCGACCGGGGCGGCGAGGAGATGCCGCGCGACGACGGTCGCCGGCGCTCCGTCGCCATGGAGCAGCCGGGCGGCGCGGCGGCGCAGTTCCGCCCTGGTCTCCACGTCCACGTGCTCCAGCAGGGCCTTGCCGACGAGGGCGCTGCGGAAGGTGCCGCCCGCCAGCAGGCCCGCCGTGTCCAGCGCCGTCATGACCTGGTCGACGGCGTCGGCCCCCCGGTCGACCAGACAGGCCACCCGGGCGGGGGTCGCCGACTCGCCGAGTACGGCGAAGCCGCAGGCGACGTCGAAGAGCACGGGCTCGTCGCGGTAGGCCCAGGCGAGGGCCGCCTTGGCGAAGGCGGCACTGGCGGCGGGCGCGGCGGACACGGCGGACGCAGCGGACGCAGCGGACGAGGCAGACGCAGCTGACGAGGCAGAGGAAACAGAGGGGACAGTAGGGACAGAGGGGACAGGTGAGAGCCGGTGCGCTGCCCGGTGGTCCGCCAGCAGCGCGTGGACGAGGAGCGGGTTGCCCCCGCTGATGGCGTGGAAGTCCGCCGCGAGGCGCGGTACCCGGTCGCTGCCCACCTGGGCCGAGACCACCTGGGTGACACCGTCCCGGGACAGGGGCAGCAGTCCGAGGCGGCGGCACTGCGGATGGCGCAGGAGTTCGGCCTGGAAGGACGGCGGCAGCGCGTCGGGCCCGGTGGGTTCGGTGAGCAC from Streptomyces avermitilis MA-4680 = NBRC 14893 includes the following:
- a CDS encoding cytochrome P450 is translated as MEVGGQTIRAGEGVLCTLSTANRDEGAFTDPDELDLRRDARSHLSFGFGIHQCIGQSLARAEPQIALETLLRRLPGLRLAASFEELRFRDGVGFYGVKELPDPCPALPPDRP
- a CDS encoding helix-turn-helix transcriptional regulator, whose product is MELADSGDLLEIFERTEEMARLAHVLASAGQGEGGVVLVNAGPGVGRTALLDAFLRKATESGARVCAAAGSSAETEAEFGVVGQLFPPTGPLGAGFRLARAIGSRDAGPGLDADRLFDALCQELRRRPTVIAVDDAQLADAASLRFLRYLVRRLRTAPVMMVLTEPTGPDALPPSFQAELLRHPQCRRLGLLPLSRDGVTQVVSAQVGSDRVPRLAADFHAISGGNPLLVHALLADHRAAHRLSPVPSVPTVPSVSSASSAASASSAASAASAVSAAPAASAAFAKAALAWAYRDEPVLFDVACGFAVLGESATPARVACLVDRGADAVDQVMTALDTAGLLAGGTFRSALVGKALLEHVDVETRAELRRRAARLLHGDGAPATVVARHLLAAPVAEPWAGRTLLAAAEKAMQEGREELSLDCLRLAGQSATTEQERAAVVMARVKIGWEIDPRLVSPWLDELVAALRRGDLRSGDAAWIVKHLAWQDRFPEAVESLSTLAAAGDAGEPGVEAELHFVRHWLRHSCPPLEASVPGPSNPTRPRTPRLRRVSPASYAGEVLGKVLTEGPDDHTVAMAEEILRGCRYSETVVEALEAALLALVYAGRPDRAAFWCDGLLQQAGTRSTGTSVAILSGIRAEIALRQGALPAVEQYARSALSAISLPGWGVAVGSPLAALVHSTTASGMSGVAGAWLNQAVPDGMFRTRHGLLYTHARGHYHLAVDRPAAALDDFLTCGGLAKEWGMDVPTFLPWRTSAAQAQLALGNPGQARALVREQLGRPGGSTARARGVALRLLAATGEPGRRPALLRESVNLLESCGDQVELLRALADRCQALDHVGAPAKARMTARHARNVADACGGDALFRKLFRDEVPDREGDPDGLTGEEQGSASLTAAERRVTALAALGHSNREIGRKLFITKSTVEQHLTRVYRKLGVRNRADLGDLLAGTNLGAGTPAMAMASSAVAG